A section of the Streptomyces sp. SCL15-4 genome encodes:
- a CDS encoding IclR family transcriptional regulator codes for MNMHADPAWEQSGDRIRTGGTSHAERVFRVQQAFVKLRGRTHGPGELAEASGLDDSAVHRILQSGIYEGVFDRVGRGRYQLGTTAALVGMQAMAHTLDRHTARSVLLRLRAATGGGLAFLYTLAPFGGAQRQCVDMAVGDSDLSELGMTPREVLAVTRSLRVGASGRAILAYLPGPIQERVAAEPAVAEAGPGALVDNDVLWDSLRDIRDRGYAIGLEECIAGWNSCAAPVMWDGWVFGAVLVLLPDAGAAHPDVIDATTTAATQLSLSLGPYHRVTG; via the coding sequence ATGAACATGCACGCGGATCCGGCCTGGGAACAGTCCGGCGATCGCATCCGTACGGGTGGAACCAGTCACGCCGAGCGCGTCTTCCGGGTCCAGCAGGCCTTCGTGAAGCTGCGCGGCCGGACGCACGGCCCCGGCGAGCTGGCCGAGGCGTCCGGGCTCGACGACTCCGCCGTCCACCGCATCCTGCAGTCCGGTATCTACGAGGGCGTCTTCGACCGCGTCGGCCGCGGCAGATACCAGCTCGGCACCACGGCCGCGCTGGTGGGCATGCAGGCCATGGCGCACACCCTCGACCGCCACACCGCCCGGTCGGTCCTGCTCAGGCTGCGCGCCGCCACCGGAGGCGGACTCGCCTTCCTCTACACGCTCGCCCCCTTCGGCGGCGCCCAGCGGCAGTGCGTCGACATGGCCGTCGGCGACTCCGACCTGTCCGAACTCGGCATGACGCCCCGCGAGGTGCTGGCCGTCACCCGCTCGCTGCGCGTCGGCGCGTCGGGCCGCGCGATCCTCGCGTACCTCCCGGGCCCGATCCAGGAACGGGTCGCCGCCGAACCCGCCGTGGCCGAGGCCGGCCCCGGCGCGCTGGTGGACAACGACGTGCTGTGGGACTCGCTGCGCGACATACGGGACCGGGGCTACGCCATCGGCCTGGAGGAGTGCATCGCCGGCTGGAACTCCTGCGCGGCGCCCGTGATGTGGGACGGCTGGGTCTTCGGCGCGGTCCTCGTGCTGCTGCCGGACGCCGGGGCCGCGCACCCGGACGTGATCGACGCGACGACCACCGCCGCGACCCAGCTCAGCCTGTCGCTGGGCCCGTACCACCGCGTGACCGGCTGA
- a CDS encoding NAD(P)H-binding protein: MILVTGATGNVGRNLVRELLDAGARVRALTRDPRRAGLPDGVDVARGDLTDRESLAAALDGVERAFLFPVHGRLGPFLDAATRTGLKQVVLLSSQSVVDEHLARERMGRLNAADEQAVIASGVPWTFLRPGPFMVNDLPWAWGIKAEGVVRAAYGDAATAPVDERDIAAVAARALLDDEHIGRAHELTGPESLTQAERVRILGRVLGRELRFEELTPEAARERMTRHLEPETVDSLLRMYARQSGTTVPVSTAVRDVTGRPAHTYAEWAAHHAGDFG; this comes from the coding sequence ATGATCCTGGTGACCGGAGCGACCGGCAACGTCGGCCGGAACCTGGTGCGCGAACTGCTGGACGCGGGAGCGCGGGTACGCGCGCTCACCCGTGACCCCCGGCGCGCCGGCCTGCCCGACGGCGTCGACGTGGCCCGGGGCGACCTGACCGACCGCGAGTCCCTCGCCGCCGCGCTGGACGGTGTGGAGCGGGCGTTCCTCTTTCCCGTGCACGGCCGCCTCGGACCGTTCCTGGACGCCGCGACCCGGACCGGGCTGAAGCAGGTGGTGCTGCTGTCCTCGCAGTCGGTGGTGGACGAGCACCTGGCGCGGGAGCGGATGGGCCGGCTCAACGCGGCCGACGAGCAGGCCGTGATCGCCTCCGGCGTGCCGTGGACGTTCCTGCGCCCCGGCCCGTTCATGGTCAACGACCTGCCGTGGGCGTGGGGCATCAAGGCGGAGGGCGTGGTCCGCGCGGCGTACGGCGACGCCGCCACCGCGCCCGTCGACGAGCGGGACATCGCCGCCGTGGCCGCCCGCGCCCTGCTGGACGACGAACACATCGGCCGGGCACACGAGTTGACCGGACCGGAGTCGCTGACCCAGGCCGAGCGCGTACGGATCCTCGGCCGGGTGCTCGGCCGGGAACTGCGCTTCGAGGAGCTGACGCCCGAGGCGGCGCGGGAGCGGATGACCCGGCACCTGGAGCCGGAGACGGTGGACTCCCTGCTGCGCATGTACGCCCGCCAGTCGGGCACCACGGTGCCGGTGAGCACGGCGGTGCGGGACGTGACCGGCCGCCCCGCGCACACCTACGCCGAGTGGGCGGCCCACCACGCCGGGGACTTCGGGTGA
- a CDS encoding metalloregulator ArsR/SmtB family transcription factor, with protein sequence MRTTEETRLPQPDLATVEIGTVLQALADPVRLRIVRLLDAAGEAPCGALDLPVGRSTVSHHLRTLRESGVVETRLRGNTRVSRIRGEELDRRFPGLLTAVLGAAPAARKNAAAADEERER encoded by the coding sequence ATGCGAACGACGGAGGAGACCCGGCTGCCGCAGCCGGACCTCGCCACGGTGGAGATCGGCACCGTGCTGCAAGCCCTCGCGGACCCGGTGCGGCTGCGCATCGTGCGGCTGCTCGACGCCGCCGGCGAAGCGCCCTGCGGCGCGCTGGACCTGCCGGTCGGACGCTCCACCGTCTCCCACCACCTGCGCACCCTGCGCGAGAGCGGCGTCGTCGAGACCCGTCTGCGGGGCAACACCCGGGTGAGCCGGATCCGCGGCGAGGAACTGGACCGGCGCTTTCCCGGCCTGCTCACCGCGGTCCTCGGCGCCGCACCGGCCGCGCGGAAAAACGCGGCCGCGGCCGACGAAGAGAGAGAGCGTTAG
- a CDS encoding TcmI family type II polyketide cyclase, with the protein MKHSTLIVARMEPHASDDVARLFGAFDETEMPHLMGTRRRQLFKYRGLYFHLQDFDTDNGGELIEEAKTDPRFVRISEDLKPFIEAYDPQTWRSPKDAMATRFYHWEASA; encoded by the coding sequence ATGAAGCACAGCACGTTGATCGTGGCCCGGATGGAGCCGCACGCCAGTGACGACGTCGCCCGCCTCTTCGGCGCCTTCGACGAGACCGAGATGCCCCACCTCATGGGCACCCGCCGCCGCCAGCTGTTCAAGTACCGGGGCCTGTACTTCCACCTCCAGGACTTCGACACCGACAACGGCGGCGAGCTGATCGAGGAGGCCAAGACCGACCCGCGCTTCGTCCGGATCAGCGAGGACCTCAAGCCCTTCATCGAGGCGTACGACCCGCAGACGTGGCGCTCGCCCAAGGACGCGATGGCCACGCGCTTCTACCACTGGGAGGCCTCCGCATGA
- a CDS encoding FAD-dependent monooxygenase has product MDAALVDVPVVIVGAGPSGLMLAGELRLAGVETVVIDRLPQPSGESRGLGFTPRTMEVFDQRGLLPRFGEIVTSKLGHFGGTPVDFSVLDGAHFSVKDVPQHRTEAVLGAWLAELGVRVRRGRELLALTAGEDGVVVEIEGPDGPERLRAGYLVGCDGGRSTVRKLAGFDFPGTAATMEMYLADITDCEVRPRPIGESVPGGMAMSVPIGDGIHRIIVCERDNPPRERTGPPPFAEVAAAWQRLTHQDISGATPVWVSAFGNAARQVTEYRRGRVLLAGDAAHIHLPAGGQGMNTGIQDAVNLGWKLAAVVRGTAPEALLDTYHAERHPVGRRLLTNTQAQGLLYLSGSEMQPLRDVLSELIAYEDVSRHLAGMISGLDIRYDVGATDHPLPGRRMPHLELVTAGGDKTGTTALLHSARGLLLDLADGPGLRRTAAGWADRVDTVTATPHGITPEHATAGAAAVLVRPDGHVAWIAPGGPGELSAALERWFGPSR; this is encoded by the coding sequence ATGGACGCTGCCCTCGTCGACGTTCCCGTGGTCATCGTCGGAGCAGGCCCCTCGGGGCTGATGCTCGCCGGTGAACTGCGCCTCGCCGGGGTCGAGACCGTCGTCATCGACCGCCTTCCCCAGCCCAGCGGAGAATCCCGCGGGCTCGGATTCACCCCTCGCACCATGGAGGTCTTCGACCAGCGCGGACTGCTGCCCCGCTTCGGCGAGATCGTCACCAGCAAGCTCGGCCACTTCGGCGGCACCCCCGTCGACTTCAGCGTGCTCGACGGCGCCCACTTCAGCGTCAAGGACGTGCCGCAGCACCGTACGGAGGCGGTGCTCGGCGCATGGCTCGCCGAGCTGGGCGTCCGGGTGCGGCGCGGCCGGGAACTTCTCGCCCTGACGGCCGGCGAGGACGGCGTCGTCGTCGAGATCGAAGGCCCCGACGGCCCCGAACGGCTGCGCGCCGGCTACCTGGTGGGCTGCGACGGCGGTCGCAGCACGGTCCGCAAGCTCGCCGGGTTCGACTTCCCCGGCACCGCCGCGACCATGGAGATGTACCTCGCCGACATCACCGACTGCGAGGTCCGGCCCCGCCCCATCGGCGAGTCCGTGCCCGGCGGCATGGCCATGTCGGTGCCCATCGGCGACGGCATCCACCGCATCATCGTCTGCGAGCGCGACAACCCGCCGCGCGAGCGCACCGGCCCGCCGCCCTTCGCCGAGGTCGCCGCCGCCTGGCAGCGCCTGACCCACCAGGACATCAGCGGCGCCACCCCGGTGTGGGTCAGCGCCTTCGGCAACGCCGCCCGCCAGGTCACCGAGTACCGCCGCGGACGCGTCCTGCTGGCCGGCGACGCGGCGCACATCCACCTGCCCGCCGGCGGCCAGGGCATGAACACCGGCATCCAGGACGCGGTGAACCTGGGCTGGAAGCTCGCCGCCGTCGTGCGCGGCACGGCCCCCGAGGCACTGCTCGACACCTACCACGCCGAGCGCCACCCGGTGGGCCGCCGACTGCTGACGAACACCCAGGCCCAAGGCCTGCTCTACCTCAGCGGCAGCGAGATGCAGCCGCTGCGCGACGTGCTCTCCGAGCTGATCGCGTACGAGGACGTCAGCCGCCATCTCGCCGGCATGATCAGCGGCCTGGACATCCGCTACGACGTCGGCGCGACCGACCACCCGCTGCCCGGCCGCCGCATGCCGCACCTGGAACTCGTGACCGCAGGCGGCGACAAGACCGGCACCACGGCGCTGCTGCACAGCGCGCGCGGCCTGCTGCTCGACCTCGCCGACGGCCCCGGGCTCCGGCGCACCGCCGCCGGCTGGGCGGACCGCGTGGACACCGTCACCGCGACCCCGCACGGCATCACCCCGGAGCACGCGACGGCCGGCGCCGCCGCCGTACTGGTGCGTCCCGACGGCCATGTGGCCTGGATCGCGCCCGGCGGCCCCGGCGAGCTGTCCGCCGCCCTGGAGCGCTGGTTCGGCCCGTCCCGCTGA
- a CDS encoding NAD(P)-binding protein, whose amino-acid sequence MVVCGDDGLAHRLAAELRGVYGEQVTLVVPPDRRTAGPPVVGRARAASAALFDRMVSAAVGTVGRGGGTGPPAGPAAGQRADGEAVMEAAEPTEAVLAEAGVARAAALALVYDDDETNIRAALTARRLNPRLRLVLRLYNRRLGQHIEELLDQAAALAAGDAADGPGAGPEASTTVLSDADTAAPALAATAVAGTGKVVQTEGLLLRAVERPPAGEEGAGADPGLCTLALLSGGEQPPRLLPGDEEVRQAAGRPAVVLEHVSSPADAESARPARRLTGVMPLASLFSRRLRWSLAGLVGCVVALAVTLSLVTGIHPLRACYITLLDLFAIDDPALKEPLGRQVLQLLSALVGLLLLPVLLAAGLEALGTFRTASTLRRPPRGLSGHVVLLGLGKIGTRVLTRLRELNVPVVCVESDPEARGLATARRLRVPVVLGDVTQEGVLEAAQIHRAGTLLAVTSADTTNLEAVLYARTVRPDLRVVLRLYDDDFATAVYRTLRAAHPHALTRSRSVTHLAAPAFAGAMLGRQVLGAIAVERRVLLFAAVDVDGHPRLEGRTLSEAFHTGSWRALARLGHPDTAADHVLAKGDRVVVAATRRGLAELR is encoded by the coding sequence ATGGTGGTGTGCGGCGACGACGGGCTCGCGCACCGGCTGGCCGCCGAGCTGCGCGGGGTCTACGGCGAGCAGGTCACCCTGGTCGTACCGCCGGACCGGCGCACCGCCGGGCCCCCCGTGGTCGGCCGGGCCCGGGCCGCGTCGGCGGCGCTGTTCGACCGGATGGTCAGCGCCGCGGTGGGGACGGTGGGCCGGGGCGGCGGCACCGGGCCGCCCGCCGGCCCGGCCGCCGGCCAGCGCGCGGACGGCGAGGCGGTCATGGAGGCCGCCGAACCGACCGAGGCGGTGCTCGCGGAGGCCGGGGTGGCACGGGCCGCCGCGCTGGCCCTCGTGTACGACGACGACGAGACCAACATCCGGGCCGCGCTGACCGCCCGCCGGCTCAACCCCCGGCTGCGGCTGGTCCTCAGGCTGTACAACCGGCGGCTCGGCCAGCACATCGAGGAACTCCTCGACCAGGCCGCCGCGCTGGCCGCCGGGGACGCGGCGGACGGCCCGGGCGCCGGCCCGGAGGCCTCCACGACCGTACTGTCCGACGCCGACACCGCCGCGCCCGCGCTCGCGGCCACCGCCGTCGCCGGTACCGGCAAGGTCGTACAGACCGAGGGCCTGCTGCTGCGCGCCGTGGAACGCCCGCCGGCCGGCGAGGAGGGGGCGGGCGCCGATCCCGGCCTGTGCACGCTCGCGTTGCTGTCCGGCGGGGAGCAGCCGCCGCGCCTGCTCCCCGGCGACGAGGAGGTACGGCAGGCCGCCGGACGGCCCGCCGTGGTGCTGGAACACGTCTCCTCCCCCGCCGACGCCGAATCCGCGAGGCCCGCCCGCCGGCTGACCGGTGTCATGCCGCTCGCCTCGCTCTTCTCCCGGCGGCTGCGCTGGTCGCTGGCCGGGCTGGTCGGCTGCGTGGTCGCGCTCGCCGTCACCCTGTCGCTGGTCACCGGCATCCATCCGCTGCGCGCCTGCTACATCACCCTGCTCGACCTGTTCGCCATCGACGACCCGGCGCTGAAGGAACCCCTCGGCCGACAGGTCCTGCAACTGCTGTCCGCACTCGTCGGGCTGCTCCTGCTGCCGGTGCTGCTGGCCGCCGGGCTGGAGGCGCTGGGCACCTTCCGCACCGCCTCCACCCTGCGCAGACCGCCGCGCGGGCTGAGCGGACACGTGGTGCTGCTCGGACTCGGCAAGATCGGCACCCGGGTGCTGACCCGGCTGCGCGAGCTGAACGTCCCCGTCGTGTGCGTCGAGTCCGACCCGGAGGCACGCGGCCTGGCCACCGCCCGGCGGCTACGGGTGCCGGTGGTCCTCGGCGACGTCACCCAGGAAGGCGTACTGGAGGCGGCCCAGATCCACCGGGCGGGGACGCTGCTCGCGGTGACCAGCGCCGACACCACCAACCTGGAGGCCGTCCTCTACGCCCGCACGGTCCGCCCCGACCTCCGCGTGGTCCTGCGCCTGTACGACGACGACTTCGCCACCGCCGTCTACCGCACCCTGCGCGCCGCCCACCCGCACGCCCTGACCCGCAGCCGCAGCGTCACCCATCTGGCCGCGCCCGCGTTCGCCGGGGCGATGCTCGGCCGGCAGGTCCTGGGCGCGATCGCGGTGGAGCGCCGCGTCCTGCTCTTCGCCGCGGTCGACGTCGACGGCCACCCCCGGCTGGAGGGCCGCACCCTGTCCGAGGCCTTCCACACCGGCTCCTGGCGCGCCCTGGCCCGCCTGGGCCACCCCGACACCGCCGCCGACCACGTACTGGCGAAGGGGGACCGGGTGGTCGTGGCGGCAACACGCAGGGGCCTGGCGGAACTCCGCTGA
- a CDS encoding pyridoxamine 5'-phosphate oxidase family protein → MGRFAHLAYTDSVRRVQEEQGSGPSGLRALAQPDAGPDDLGPDEAAFLTTRDGFYLASTSETGWPYIQFRGGPAGFVHVLDERRLAWAEVRGNRQYITTGNVRSDGRVALFFMDYARRARLKLLGRARTLGLDEDPALAERLEKPRTDGRVERLMVVEVEGFNWNCHQHITPRYSEEELETALRPVRARMDTLEQENARLRARLAELGEAD, encoded by the coding sequence ATGGGACGGTTCGCACACCTCGCGTACACGGACAGCGTGCGCCGCGTCCAGGAGGAACAGGGCAGTGGCCCATCAGGCCTGCGCGCCCTCGCCCAGCCCGACGCCGGTCCGGACGACCTCGGCCCCGACGAGGCCGCGTTCCTCACCACCCGGGACGGCTTCTACCTCGCCAGCACGAGCGAGACCGGCTGGCCGTACATCCAGTTCCGCGGCGGCCCGGCCGGCTTCGTGCACGTCCTGGACGAACGGCGGCTGGCCTGGGCGGAGGTGCGCGGCAACCGGCAGTACATCACCACCGGCAATGTGCGCTCCGACGGCCGGGTCGCGCTGTTCTTCATGGACTACGCCCGGCGGGCCCGCCTGAAGCTGCTGGGCCGGGCCCGCACGCTGGGCCTCGACGAGGACCCCGCGCTCGCCGAGCGCCTGGAGAAGCCGCGCACCGACGGCCGGGTGGAACGCCTGATGGTCGTCGAGGTCGAGGGCTTCAACTGGAACTGCCACCAGCACATCACCCCGCGCTACTCCGAGGAGGAGCTGGAGACGGCGCTGCGCCCCGTCCGCGCCCGCATGGACACCCTGGAACAGGAGAACGCCCGCCTGCGCGCCCGCCTCGCCGAACTCGGCGAGGCGGACTGA
- a CDS encoding NAD(+) synthase: protein MKEAPLNFWSLYSHGFARIAACTGHTVIADPHANAEAVLRQARRCADEGVAVAVFPELGLTGYSIEDLLLQDALLDQVESALRTVVAGSAELLPVLVVGAPLRHRHRIYNCAVIVHRGRVLGVVPKSYPPNYREFYERRQIADGHDERGGSIRVAGAEVPFGVDLLFAAEDVPGLVLHTEICEDMWVPVPPSAEAALAGATVLVNLSGSPITVGRAEDRALLCRSASSRCLAAYVYAAAGLGESTTDLSWDGQTMIYENGMLLAESERFPAGDQYAVADVDLDLLRQERHRMGTFDDNRRAHAARTAGFRTVSFELDPPLTDLGLRRRVERFPFVPADPDRLALDCYEAYNIQVAGLQQRLAAIGGPKVVIGVSGGLDSTHALIVAARAMDRADRPRSDILAFTLPGFATSDHTKDNAHKLMRALGVTAAELDITPTARLMLKEIGHPFAAGEPVYDVTFENVQAGLRTDYLFRLANQRGGIVLGTGDLSELALGWSTYGVGDQMSHYNVNSGVPKTFIQHLIRWVIASGQFDDETGKVLAAILDTEISPELVPGEEMQSTESKIGPYALHDFTLFHVLRYGFRPSKIAFLAWHAWHDPAAGAWPPGFPEAKRVAYDLADIRHWLEVFCRRFFAFSQFKRSAMPNGPKVSAGGSLSPRGDWRAPSDGNAESWLRDLARFDFEAAAEGR from the coding sequence ATGAAGGAAGCCCCGTTGAACTTCTGGTCGCTCTACAGCCACGGCTTCGCACGCATCGCCGCGTGCACGGGCCACACCGTCATCGCCGACCCGCACGCCAACGCCGAAGCGGTCCTGCGTCAGGCCCGCCGGTGCGCGGACGAGGGCGTCGCCGTCGCCGTCTTCCCCGAGCTGGGTCTGACCGGCTACTCCATCGAGGACCTGCTGCTCCAGGACGCCCTGCTCGACCAGGTCGAATCGGCGCTCCGCACGGTCGTGGCCGGCTCCGCCGAGCTGCTGCCGGTCCTGGTCGTCGGCGCCCCGCTGCGCCACCGCCACCGGATCTACAACTGCGCGGTGATCGTGCACCGGGGCCGCGTCCTCGGCGTCGTACCGAAGTCGTACCCGCCGAACTACCGCGAGTTCTACGAGCGCCGGCAGATCGCCGACGGCCACGACGAGCGGGGCGGCAGCATCCGCGTCGCCGGCGCCGAGGTGCCGTTCGGCGTGGACCTGCTGTTCGCCGCCGAGGACGTCCCCGGGCTGGTGCTGCACACGGAGATCTGCGAGGACATGTGGGTGCCGGTGCCGCCCAGCGCCGAGGCCGCCCTCGCCGGGGCCACCGTGCTGGTCAACCTCTCCGGCAGCCCGATCACCGTCGGCCGGGCCGAGGACCGCGCGCTGCTGTGCCGCTCGGCCTCCTCCCGCTGCCTCGCCGCCTACGTCTACGCGGCGGCCGGCCTCGGCGAGTCCACCACCGACCTGTCCTGGGACGGACAGACCATGATCTACGAGAACGGGATGCTGCTCGCCGAGTCCGAGCGCTTCCCGGCCGGCGACCAGTACGCCGTCGCCGACGTCGATCTCGACCTGCTGCGGCAGGAGCGGCACCGGATGGGCACCTTCGACGACAACCGCCGGGCGCACGCCGCGCGGACCGCCGGCTTCCGGACCGTCTCCTTCGAGCTGGACCCGCCGCTCACCGACCTCGGGCTGCGCCGCCGCGTCGAGCGGTTCCCGTTCGTGCCCGCCGACCCCGACCGCCTCGCCCTGGACTGCTACGAGGCGTACAACATCCAGGTCGCCGGCCTCCAGCAGCGGCTGGCGGCCATCGGCGGACCCAAGGTCGTCATCGGCGTCTCCGGCGGCCTCGACTCCACGCACGCGCTGATCGTCGCCGCCCGGGCCATGGACCGCGCGGACCGGCCGCGCAGCGACATCCTCGCCTTCACCCTGCCCGGCTTCGCCACCAGCGACCACACCAAGGACAACGCGCACAAGCTGATGCGCGCGCTCGGCGTCACCGCCGCCGAGCTGGACATCACGCCGACCGCGCGGCTGATGCTGAAGGAGATCGGCCACCCCTTCGCCGCCGGCGAGCCGGTCTACGACGTCACCTTCGAGAACGTCCAGGCCGGCCTGCGCACCGACTACCTGTTCCGGCTGGCCAACCAGCGCGGCGGCATCGTCCTGGGCACCGGCGACCTCTCGGAACTGGCGCTCGGCTGGTCCACGTACGGCGTCGGCGACCAGATGAGCCACTACAACGTCAACTCCGGGGTGCCGAAGACCTTCATCCAGCACCTGATCCGCTGGGTCATCGCCAGCGGCCAGTTCGACGACGAGACCGGCAAGGTGCTGGCCGCGATCCTGGACACCGAGATCAGCCCCGAGCTGGTGCCCGGCGAGGAGATGCAGTCCACCGAGTCCAAGATCGGCCCGTACGCGCTGCACGACTTCACCCTCTTCCACGTGCTGCGCTACGGCTTCCGGCCGTCGAAGATCGCCTTCCTGGCCTGGCACGCCTGGCACGACCCGGCCGCCGGCGCCTGGCCGCCCGGCTTCCCCGAGGCCAAGCGGGTGGCGTACGACCTGGCCGACATCCGGCACTGGCTGGAGGTGTTCTGCCGCCGCTTCTTCGCGTTCTCGCAGTTCAAGCGCTCGGCGATGCCGAACGGCCCCAAGGTCTCGGCCGGCGGCTCGCTCTCGCCGCGCGGCGACTGGCGCGCCCCGTCCGACGGCAACGCGGAGTCGTGGCTGCGCGACCTGGCCCGCTTCGACTTCGAGGCGGCGGCCGAGGGCCGCTAG
- a CDS encoding TetR/AcrR family transcriptional regulator codes for MSGGTGDGAAGAEPERKGERTRRRIMQAARRKFAEVGYERATIRAIAAEAGVDKASVIQYFGTKQELFREAVSWHVPIEELTTPDPARTVDNYLRAMLSSWAADPDSPMAVLLRTSMTSEEAAELLRRHVTKETIERVAANVDAPDARLRAALSGAMMFGIATQRYLLRMPDLAEADLDDVLRLAAPLFRTLIAPGSEPGPGSEPGPGSGPGSGSGPETGP; via the coding sequence GTGAGCGGCGGCACCGGGGACGGCGCGGCCGGCGCGGAACCCGAGCGCAAGGGCGAGCGCACGCGCCGGCGGATCATGCAGGCCGCGCGCCGGAAGTTCGCCGAGGTCGGCTACGAACGCGCCACGATCCGGGCCATCGCCGCCGAGGCGGGCGTGGACAAGGCGTCCGTCATCCAGTACTTCGGCACCAAGCAGGAACTCTTCCGCGAGGCGGTCAGCTGGCACGTGCCGATCGAGGAGCTGACGACCCCCGACCCGGCCCGCACGGTCGACAACTACCTCCGCGCCATGCTGAGCAGCTGGGCCGCCGACCCGGACAGCCCCATGGCGGTGCTGCTGCGGACCAGCATGACCAGCGAGGAGGCCGCCGAGCTGCTGCGCCGCCACGTGACCAAGGAGACCATCGAGCGGGTGGCGGCCAACGTCGACGCCCCGGACGCGCGGCTGCGCGCCGCGCTGTCCGGGGCGATGATGTTCGGCATCGCGACCCAGCGGTACCTGCTGCGCATGCCGGACCTGGCCGAGGCCGACCTGGACGACGTACTGCGCCTGGCGGCACCGCTGTTCCGCACCCTGATCGCACCCGGATCGGAGCCCGGACCCGGTTCGGAGCCCGGACCCGGGTCAGGACCCGGCTCCGGCTCTGGGCCGGAGACCGGGCCCTGA
- a CDS encoding beta-ketoacyl-[acyl-carrier-protein] synthase family protein, whose product MTPRRVVITGIGVLAPGGIGVKNFWSLLSEGRTATRGITFFDPSQFRSRVAAEIDFDPAEHGLNPQETRRMDRAAQLAVVATREAVADSGIELTGLDPYRIGVTVGSAVGATMGLDQEYRVVSNGGLLDLVDHTYAVPHLYNHMVPSSFAAEVAWQVGAEGPSTVVSTGCTSGLDSVGHAVELIREGSADVMIAGSSDAPISPITMACFDAIKATTPRNDDPEHASRPFDGTRNGFVLGEGSAFFVLEELESARARGAHVYAEIAGYATRSNAYHMTGLRPDGAEMAEAIRVALGEARIDGDAIDYINAHGSGTKQNDRHETAAFKKSLGDHAYRTPVSSIKSMVGHSLGAIGSIEIAASALAMEHHVVPPTANLHTPDPECDLDYVPLTAREHRTDTVLTVGSGFGGFQSAMVLARPERSVA is encoded by the coding sequence ATGACGCCCCGGCGCGTCGTCATCACCGGCATCGGCGTGCTCGCGCCGGGCGGCATCGGTGTGAAGAACTTCTGGAGCCTGCTGAGCGAGGGCCGCACCGCGACCCGCGGCATCACCTTCTTCGACCCCTCCCAGTTCCGCTCGCGCGTCGCCGCCGAGATCGACTTCGATCCGGCGGAGCACGGGCTGAACCCGCAGGAGACACGGCGCATGGACCGCGCCGCCCAGCTCGCCGTCGTCGCCACCCGCGAGGCGGTCGCCGACAGCGGCATCGAGCTGACCGGCCTCGACCCGTACCGCATCGGCGTCACCGTGGGCAGCGCGGTCGGCGCGACCATGGGCCTGGACCAGGAGTACCGCGTCGTCAGCAACGGCGGCCTGCTGGACCTGGTCGACCACACCTACGCGGTCCCGCACCTGTACAACCACATGGTCCCCAGCTCCTTCGCCGCCGAGGTCGCCTGGCAGGTGGGCGCGGAGGGCCCCAGCACGGTGGTCTCCACCGGCTGCACCTCCGGCCTGGACTCGGTCGGCCACGCGGTGGAGCTGATCCGCGAGGGCTCGGCCGACGTCATGATCGCCGGCTCGTCGGACGCGCCGATCTCGCCGATCACCATGGCGTGCTTCGACGCGATCAAGGCGACGACCCCGCGCAACGACGACCCCGAGCACGCCTCCCGCCCCTTCGACGGCACCCGCAACGGGTTCGTGCTGGGCGAGGGCTCCGCCTTCTTCGTGCTGGAGGAGCTGGAGAGCGCCCGGGCGCGCGGCGCCCATGTCTACGCCGAGATCGCGGGCTACGCCACCCGCTCCAACGCGTACCACATGACCGGGCTGCGTCCCGACGGCGCGGAGATGGCCGAGGCCATCCGCGTCGCGCTCGGCGAGGCCCGGATCGACGGCGACGCGATCGACTACATCAACGCGCACGGCTCGGGCACCAAGCAGAACGACCGGCACGAGACCGCCGCGTTCAAGAAGAGCCTCGGCGACCACGCGTACCGCACGCCGGTCTCCTCCATCAAGTCGATGGTGGGCCACTCGCTGGGCGCGATCGGCTCCATCGAGATCGCCGCGTCCGCCCTGGCCATGGAGCACCACGTCGTGCCTCCGACGGCCAACCTGCACACCCCCGACCCGGAGTGCGACCTGGACTACGTGCCGCTCACCGCCCGTGAGCACCGCACGGACACCGTCCTGACGGTCGGCAGCGGATTCGGCGGATTCCAGAGCGCGATGGTGCTCGCCCGGCCCGAGAGGAGCGTGGCATGA